In one window of Brassica rapa cultivar Chiifu-401-42 chromosome A07, CAAS_Brap_v3.01, whole genome shotgun sequence DNA:
- the LOC103832505 gene encoding SNF1-related protein kinase regulatory subunit gamma-like PV42b isoform X2, which produces MMTSLSASSQFLLRLSFNFKPFVCLLTRTQNLHAMQSSNRLNPSRLIDFTVKDLTVDKLRLIEVPDNATLADALNAMMANRVRAVPVAAVPGQWLGAGGSMIVESDKETGRAKKQYIGMVTMLDVVAHIAEEEEENGLDKKMAAHVSSVIGHCPEGRSLWSLNPNTSIMDCMEILSKGIHRVLVPLDSNVENTSGPELVESASAYTMLTQMDLVSFFLDQSSHLQAILSCTVIDLSAVNDNVLAITSKARVKDAVKCMSMAMLNAVPIVESSSDEEDHTQLVDGKNRRVVGTFSASDLKGCHLATLRSWLPLNALEFAENIPRTPLFASAPARELVTCHVTSTLVQVIRMATTRRVHRVWVVDKNDGLQGLVSLTDIIAAVRAAISTS; this is translated from the exons ATGATGACTAGTTTATCAGCCTCATCCCAGTTTCTTCTTCGACTAAGCTTTAATTTCAAGCCCTTCGTCTGTCTTCTCACCCGAACACAAAACCTTCATGCCATGCAGTCTTCAAACCGGCTCAATCCTAGCCGTCTGATTGATTTCACGGTCAAAGATCTGACGGTGGACAAGCTGCGGCTCATCGAAGTTCCGGATAACGCCACTCTAGCAGACGCCTTAAACGCCATG ATGGCAAACCGAGTAAGAGCGGTGCCCGTGGCTGCGGTACCAGGGCAGTGGTTGGGGGCTGGAGGATCCATGATAGTTGAGTCGGACAAAGAGACCGGAAGGGCAAAGAAACAGTACATAGGAATGGTGACAATGCTGGATGTTGTGGCTCACATCGCcgaagaggaggaagagaatGGGCTTGATAAGAAAATGGCTGCTCATGTCTCTTCTGTCATTGGTCATTGCCCTGAGGGTCGAAGCTTATGGTCTCTCAACCCCAATACCAG CATAATGGATTGTATGGAGATTCTGAGCAAAGGAATACACAGAGTATTGGTTCCATTGGACAGTAACGTAGAGAATACCTCAGGACCTGAGTTGGTAGAGTCAGCCTCTGCTTACACAATGCTGACTCAGATGGATCTAGTCTCCTTCTTCCTCGACCAATCATCCCATCTCCAAGCTATCCTCTCCTGCACTGTCATTGACCTCTCCGCTGTAAACGACAACGTTTTAGCCATCACTAGCAAG GCCAGAGTAAAAGATGCAGTTAAATGCATGAGTATGGCAATGCTAAACGCCGTGCCTATCGTTGAATCCTCCAGCGATGAAGAGGATCATACACAGCTCGTGGAC GGGAAAAACCGGAGGGTGGTGGGGACTTTCTCGGCGAGTGATCTGAAGGGATGTCATTTAGCCACGTTGCGTTCTTGGTTGCCATTAAACGCGCTTGAATTCGCCGAGAACATACCAAGAACCCCCTTGTTCGCATCAGCACCTGCGAGGGAGCTCGTGACATGTCACGTGACATCTACCTTGGTTCAAGTGATCCGTATGGCCACCACGAGACGTGTACACAGAGTTTGGGTCGTGGACAAGAACGATGGGCTGCAAGGCCTCGTTTCTCTTACTGACATTATCGCTGCAGTCCGAGCCGCTATCTCTACCTCCTAA
- the LOC103832505 gene encoding SNF1-related protein kinase regulatory subunit gamma-like PV42b isoform X1, which yields MMTSLSASSQFLLRLSFNFKPFVCLLTRTQNLHAMQSSNRLNPSRLIDFTVKDLTVDKLRLIEVPDNATLADALNAMSLFCIKPMANRVRAVPVAAVPGQWLGAGGSMIVESDKETGRAKKQYIGMVTMLDVVAHIAEEEEENGLDKKMAAHVSSVIGHCPEGRSLWSLNPNTSIMDCMEILSKGIHRVLVPLDSNVENTSGPELVESASAYTMLTQMDLVSFFLDQSSHLQAILSCTVIDLSAVNDNVLAITSKARVKDAVKCMSMAMLNAVPIVESSSDEEDHTQLVDGKNRRVVGTFSASDLKGCHLATLRSWLPLNALEFAENIPRTPLFASAPARELVTCHVTSTLVQVIRMATTRRVHRVWVVDKNDGLQGLVSLTDIIAAVRAAISTS from the exons ATGATGACTAGTTTATCAGCCTCATCCCAGTTTCTTCTTCGACTAAGCTTTAATTTCAAGCCCTTCGTCTGTCTTCTCACCCGAACACAAAACCTTCATGCCATGCAGTCTTCAAACCGGCTCAATCCTAGCCGTCTGATTGATTTCACGGTCAAAGATCTGACGGTGGACAAGCTGCGGCTCATCGAAGTTCCGGATAACGCCACTCTAGCAGACGCCTTAAACGCCATG TCGTTGTTTTGTATCAAACCGATGGCAAACCGAGTAAGAGCGGTGCCCGTGGCTGCGGTACCAGGGCAGTGGTTGGGGGCTGGAGGATCCATGATAGTTGAGTCGGACAAAGAGACCGGAAGGGCAAAGAAACAGTACATAGGAATGGTGACAATGCTGGATGTTGTGGCTCACATCGCcgaagaggaggaagagaatGGGCTTGATAAGAAAATGGCTGCTCATGTCTCTTCTGTCATTGGTCATTGCCCTGAGGGTCGAAGCTTATGGTCTCTCAACCCCAATACCAG CATAATGGATTGTATGGAGATTCTGAGCAAAGGAATACACAGAGTATTGGTTCCATTGGACAGTAACGTAGAGAATACCTCAGGACCTGAGTTGGTAGAGTCAGCCTCTGCTTACACAATGCTGACTCAGATGGATCTAGTCTCCTTCTTCCTCGACCAATCATCCCATCTCCAAGCTATCCTCTCCTGCACTGTCATTGACCTCTCCGCTGTAAACGACAACGTTTTAGCCATCACTAGCAAG GCCAGAGTAAAAGATGCAGTTAAATGCATGAGTATGGCAATGCTAAACGCCGTGCCTATCGTTGAATCCTCCAGCGATGAAGAGGATCATACACAGCTCGTGGAC GGGAAAAACCGGAGGGTGGTGGGGACTTTCTCGGCGAGTGATCTGAAGGGATGTCATTTAGCCACGTTGCGTTCTTGGTTGCCATTAAACGCGCTTGAATTCGCCGAGAACATACCAAGAACCCCCTTGTTCGCATCAGCACCTGCGAGGGAGCTCGTGACATGTCACGTGACATCTACCTTGGTTCAAGTGATCCGTATGGCCACCACGAGACGTGTACACAGAGTTTGGGTCGTGGACAAGAACGATGGGCTGCAAGGCCTCGTTTCTCTTACTGACATTATCGCTGCAGTCCGAGCCGCTATCTCTACCTCCTAA